In the Podospora pseudocomata strain CBS 415.72m chromosome 5, whole genome shotgun sequence genome, one interval contains:
- a CDS encoding hypothetical protein (COG:S; EggNog:ENOG503P6XS), whose translation MMVQTNPHAVAFLAIMASVIHPAQANEWTGWTRTKLLALATSYLPNGCDPEGTTGLTSCYETYVPGVPYTVKHTNIPPGATPTSSSTYTNRDWDIKMATILLPPDAVPRSEIDGWYWFRSTTTRPPSTSDLWWIDHTLTAPASCPTPFEFTTSHLLSYWGDRLPSEFLDEYMLPKATVFPVYTTTPSYRGAYPSPVREIHVKPTDLPPTRSGGLPRYGDAGFVISDLKSFNQSYITHCHLPGEPRPCPYSYAGKCSKIEPWKIIVAAVIPSIFLLGFVESFFWFRRLMLGKSCLRLGTVCWNLIFIFLVFFTAIEDKRSPEHQADFREQWKKMSLMTKIKLWGQFGFRHRYPVEWLGERKPTGRVTESIEMTRGGGNGGAGRGGQRVEDDDIPPAYPGPPA comes from the coding sequence ATGATGGTACAAACAAACCCACATGCAGTAGCCTTTttggccatcatggccagTGTGATTCATCCAGCACAGGCCAACGAGTGGACTGGGTGGACTCGCACAAAATTACTGGCCCTGGCAACATCTTACTTACCAAACGGCTGCGATCCGGAGGGTACAACCGGGTTAACGTCATGCTACGAGACATATGTCCCGGGTGTTCCTTACACGGTGAAGCATACCAACATTCCCCCTGGTGCCACACCGACGAGCAGTTCAACGTACACCAACCGCGACTGGGACATTAAAAtggccaccatcctcctGCCCCCGGACGCCGTCCCCCGGTCCGAGATTGACGGCTGGTACTGGTTCCGATCAACGACAACTAGGCCCCCATCTACGAGCGACCTTTGGTGGATTGAccacaccctcaccgccCCAGCCAGCTGCCCAACTCCATTCGAGTTCACCACATCTCATCTGCTCAGTTACTGGGGCGACCGCCTCCCATCCGAGTTCCTCGACGAGTACATGCTCCCCAAAGCCACCGTCTTCCCAGTCTATACAACCACACCCTCCTATAGGGGAGCCTACCCGTCACCAGTGAGAGAGATCCACGTCAAGCCGACGGATCTACCCCCAACCCGCAGCGGTGGACTTCCTCGCTACGGAGATGCAGGCTTTGTCATATCGGATCTCAAGAGCTTCAATCAATCCTATATCACACACTGCCATCTTCCTGGCGAGCCGCGACCCTGCCCTTACAGCTACGCCGGGAAGTGCAGCAAAATCGAGCCGTGGAAGATCATTGTTGCGGCTGTTATCCCGtccatttttcttcttgggttCGTCGAAAGTTTCTTCTGGTTCAGGCGGTTGATGCTGGGCAAGTCGTGTCTCCGGTTGGGAACGGTGTGTTGGAATCTGATCTTCATTTTTCTCGTCTTTTTCACGGCGATAGAGGATAAAAGAAGTCCAGAGCATCAGGCCGACTTCAGGgagcagtggaagaagatgtcGCTCATGACAAAGATCAAGTTATGGGGCCAGTTTGGATTTCGGCATCGGTATCCGGTGGAGTGGTTGGGAGAAAGGAAGCCGACGGGTCGGGTCACGGAGAGTATCGAGATGACAAGAGGTGGCGGTaatggaggagctgggagaggaggacagcgggtggaggatgatgatataCCTCCAGCTTACCCTGGTCCTCCTGCGTAG
- a CDS encoding hypothetical protein (EggNog:ENOG503PU98) has protein sequence MEQEIFPMPYHKYWGMWNELWRVAGNRDTIRPYSLRVGAGSLLDGPLTPALRGHLMSNTTAVFESSYQPEHIRQELMPIIFGTDAAGEHHSLFRSLQRATLLRDVNAPLYPTEEDEKSLRLRENITKLTWEYEQAKARSSSPDISRAYAALANRRKQILALMVEKRRGEDLEEVDRRRALGQSIEDIPIPRGTPPAPHPHDQGGYVGRA, from the exons ATGGAGCAAGAGATTTTCCCTATGCCCTACCATAAGTATTGGGGCATGTGGAATGAGTTGTGGCGTGTGGCGGGAAACCGCGACACGATCAGGCCTTACTCGCTGCGCGTTGGTGCAGGGTCTCTCCTCGATG GCCCTCTGACTCCGGCCTTGCGCGGTCACCTTATGTCAAATACAACAGCTGTGTTTGAATCGAGCTACCAGCCCGAGCATATACGCCAGGAGCTTATGCCAATCATATTTGGCACTGATGCCGCAGGAGAACACCACTCACTCTTTCGCAGTCTTCAGCGCGCCACACTTCTCAGAGACGTCAATGCACCCCTATATCCTAccgaagaggatgagaaaAGCCTACGACTACGTGAGAATATTACCAAGCTTACTTGGGAGTATGAACAGGCGAAAGCAagatcctcctctcccgatATCAGTCGAGCTTATGCTGCGCTGGCGAATAGACGGAAACAGATACTGGCCTTGATGGTGGAAAAGCGGAGAGGTGAAGATttggaagaggtggatcGACGCCGGGCGCTAGGCCAGTCGATTGAAGATATCCCGATACCCCGAGGCACCCCTCCtgccccccatcctcacgACCAAGGAGGTTACGTGGGCAG AGCTTAA